Part of the Halostagnicola larsenii XH-48 genome, CCGGCGTGCGTCCGTATAGCTGGTACCCGCCGGCTCCCTGCACCGGATAGATGACGGAAAACGCACCCCCGAACCCGACCGCGCGACTCGGCGTATCGGTGCGCGGTTCGACGTACTTCGGGACCTCGAGTTGCTCGCTTCGCGGAACCATCTGAAAACACCACGGGAGGCCCGGAACGAACCCGACCATCGTGACCATGTGCGGCGCGCCGACGAACGCCTCGAGGAACGCGGCGACGGAGTCGAAACCGTTTAACTGTGCGGAGTACTCGAGGTCGGTTCCATCGGGGTCCTGATGCCGGTCTCGAAACTCCATGAGCGTTTCGTGGGTCCACGGGTCTTCGAACAGGACGGGAACGTCGATGACGCGCGTTTCCCACTCGTACTCCTCGAGATCGATCTCCGATTCGATCGTTTGCAGTCGCGCGATCAGGTCGTCGGGGTGAATAATTTCGGGATCGATCCGAAGCATGTACGAGGCGTTGCCGGGACAGTTCTCGACGACGCCGTCGATCTCCTGTTGGGCGACCTGCTGGGTGATCGCCATCGCCTTGAAATTGGCGGTAAAACTCATCGCTTCCGCGAGTTCGACGAAGACGAAGTCGTCGGCTCCGTACTCGTATCGAGGGTCGGGAAGCTCGACCGGGGTGATTTGCTCGGGTGCCATGCTGTGGGATGCCAATTCAACACACAATGAGTAATAAATATTGGTCTGAAGTCAATGTTTCTGGATTGTTTCGAATATGGTACGATTTTCTCAGTGGGAGTGAACGATCGAGCAAACGACCGACATCGGTGACGTGCAACCGCGGTCCACCGTTACCGAAAATCCACGACACCCTGCGTCGTGAAAGTCGACGAGTCGGATCAAAAGAACAAGGAGACTGTCCACTTACAAGGACCGATACCACGCCATCGCGTTTGGAACGTGTTCCTCGAGCGGTTCGTAGTCGTATCCGAGCTCGTCACGGGCCTTTCTCGAGGTGTAGTACAGGCGCTTGGTCGCCAGGCGGGCCATATCTCGGTCGAAGGGGAACATTCTCACGCCAGCGACCGCACCGACCGTCTCGGCCACGGGACCGGCGGCGTGAATCGCCGCCGACGGTACCTCGAGGGGTGCACGATGGCCACCCGTACAGTGTGCGATACGGGAGATCGCCTGCTCGAGCGTGAGGTTCTCGCCCCCCAGGATGTAGTGCCCGCCGTTTTCGCCGCGTTCGTACGCGGCCACGATGCCGTCGACGACGTCCGTCACCCCGACGATGCTCAGCCCGCCGGGGAGGTAGACGAACATCGTCGGATCGGTCGCCATCGCGAGCAGCTGTGCGGTGAACGTCTCGTCGCCGGGGCCGAATATCGAGGTCGGATGGACGGTAACGGCCTCGCCGACGGTGCTCGCGTAGTTGTCCACGAGCACTTCCGCCTCGGCTTTCGAGGACTGATAGGCGCCTACGGGCGGGGCGTAATCGGTTTCGTCCGCGATGTCGCCCTCGGTCGACGGCCGTCTGGTTCCGGCCGTGCTCGTGAACACGAGTTTGCCCGCCGACGTCTCCCCGTGTCGACACGCATCGATGAGTCGGCTCGTTCCATCCGCGTTGACCCGCTCGACCGTCGCCGCGTCGCCGCTCCAGAGGCCGATGCCGGCTAAGTGGAAGACGGCGTCCGTTCCGTCGACGAGCGAGCGAAGTGTCGCGTCGTCGAACAGGTCACCGACGTACCATTCGACGGGTGCCTCGAGGTCCCCTCGATCCGATGTCGGTCGCGAGAGCCCGCGAACCGTCCAGCCGTCAGCGAGGAGTCGCTCGCAGAGGTGGGTCCCGAGAAAGCCCGTCGCACCCGTGACTGCGGCCGTTTTCGTCATCGGTCCACCTCGAGCTGGGGTGGAACGGCGTCGCCGCTCACCATCGCGTACAGCCCGTAGGCGACCGAAACGGCGGGGTGGGTCGAGGTCCGCGGCGGCAACCCGCCCGACGGAACGCGATTCCGGAGGGAATCGAAATCACAGCCGGAGACTCGAACTGACGACGTGCCCGGCCCGAGTTCTGCCGATAGCGCCTCGTCGTCGTTGACGTCGCGTCCGAGCAGTGTCGTACCGATCGTATCGAGCGCGATCGCCTCGCCCGTAAACAGTGTCTCCGCAGCGAACGGTTCCCCGGCGAACGCCGTCGTCGCGTCGAGAATCGACAGGTCAGGGTCGATCGCGTTCACTGCCGCACGGGCTCGAAGTGCCGCCGAAATCTCCCGGCCTTCGACGCCGGATTCGACGTGGCAGCCGAGCGTCCGCATGACGCCGGCGACCGGTCCCGCTTCGACGGGACGGAGCGTCGGAACGACCACGACCGGGTTCTCGAGCAGCGAGTCCGGAACCGAAAGCTCGATGGTCTCCGACCGGTCGGGAAGGGAAACGGTGATCCGGGAGTCCCGCTCGGTCGAAAGATCGTGCAACCGGCAGTCGAAGCGTTCCTCGATCGCCGTATAGCCGAGATAGGCGGCCGTTCGGTCGAAATCGATCGAGTCGTCGCTCGAACCGGCGACTACGAGGTTGCTCGAAGTCTCGCCGCCGAGATAGGTTGTGACCGCACCAATGACGGCGGGGTCCGTAACCATGCCCGTCGAGGGGTGAAACGGGTAGTGAACGTCGGGAACGATGGTTATCTCGTCGGCCTCGGCCAGCGAGTCGTCGACCGGGCCGATCAGGTCCCGAACTGGTTGCTCGAGTCGGGCCATTCGTGTATCGATGTCCGACGTCCAGTGGGATCCGCGCGGTCCAGATCGGGATACCCCCGTCGTCACCCCGTCTCCAGCGACACTGACGCCGGCCCCGTGACGGCCCCGTTCGACGGACTCGCCGATGACCGTCAACGAGCGAGCCTCGCTCATGAAACCACCTCCAGGGCGTCGGTTTCCACACGGTCGTCGTCTGCGAATTCGTACGCCGTCTCGACCATTTCGAGGGTCCGCCGGCCGTCCTCACCGGTTACAGGCGGGGTCTCGTCCGCGCGGATCGACGCCACGAAGTCCTCGAGGGCGTCGTAGTGGGCCTGCAGATAGAACGTCGGGCCGTAGACGTCCGGTTCGCCGCCGGTGAAGCGGCTCAGAACGTTCGATATTGCCGAGAGCGCGGCGCTCCCGTAGAAGTTCGACGGGACGTACTCCGCGCTTTCGATCGTTCCCGTGATCCCCTCGAGGCGAACGTTGGTGTTCACTTCCGGCAGTTCCTCCCACTGGTAGGAGCCACAGTGCAGCGTGATGGCAGTCCCCGTCTCCGAGGCCTCGAGAAGGATGGTCGCTGCGTCCTCAACGGGAACATCGAGCGTCGAATCGACCATCGCATCCCGGATCTCGAGCGGCCCGAACGTCCACTCGAGGTAGTCGAAACAGTGGACGCCCAGTTCCATCAGCGACCCGCCGCCGGTGGCCTCGGGATCGAGCGGCCAGGCGGGCGGAGCCGCTTCGACTGGCGGCCGACCCAGCGGACCGTCGTTCACGCGAACCATCGATGCGTGCGGAACGTGGCCCACCGCGCCGTCCTCGTAGGCCCCTTTGAGTCCAACGAGGTCGGGTTGGTAGCGCAACGTGTGATCGACGCCGACGCGGATCCCGGCGTCCGCGGCCGCCTCGAGCATCTCGTCGGCCTCCGCCGTCGATCGGGCGAACGGTTTTTCGACGAAGACGTCGACGCCGACGTTCGCCGCGGTTTCGACCGCGTCCCGGTGAAGGAACGGCGGCAACGCGACGACTACCGCATCGAGCGTTTCCGCCTCAAGCAGCGTAGTGTAGTCGTCGTACACGCGGGTCGCACCCGCGGCGTCGGCCTTGTCTCGATTTTCCGGTATCGTATCGGCGGCCGCGACGACGTCGACGCCCGACATCGCGAGCGCCGACTTGAGGTGTACAGTGCCAATGTTGCCGACTCCCAGCACTCCGAGGCGAAGCGAATCGGAGCCCGATAATCGGCGTCGAATGAAATCGCGCATCTCCTCGAGAACGGACCGCCAGCGGGCTTTGTTATCGCTCGCTTACCGTTCATCGATCGGTGGTAGGTGCCTATTTCCACCAACTATCGGCGGCTACGAAACGGGACTCAGTCCGGAACCGCACTCGAGACGAAAAGATCGAAAACCGGGATCAGTCGCTTACGGACCCGACTGCGAATACGCTGCGGGACTGGGTTGGGCTATCGGCGCTGACTCACGAAACCGGCTCGCGATGTCGCCCATGGTTTCGACAGTCAGGTCCGTCTCGCGGCGACGCCGATCGACGTACTCGAGGATCGCCCGCATCCGTCGGTCGTCGCGCTCGTGTGTAAGGTTATTCGGATGAAGCCACATGTGGAAGACGCCATCGCCGTGGGCCGCCTGATCGATACCGCGTCTGGCGACGACGACCATCGGGTCAGCCCACACCGACTCGGCGATCGTCCTGGCGGAGCCTTCGAAGCCGAAACAAAACAACGAGGCCGGGATGTTTACCAGTCCGTACTCGTCGATCGAGGGTTCCACCAGCATGGATCTGTCCGTGAGCACCGAATCGACGACGCCGCGAGCCCCGTCGGCCGTCGGTGATCGCCCTCGGTAGGCGGTGATTCCGTGCTCTGCCAGCACGTCCCGATGACCGACGGCGTTTCGCGGGTAGATAAACGAATCGACGGTCTGGCCCCACTCGGCTGCGATCTCGACGCTTCGAGCGATCTCCGCGTCGGCGAGCGACCTTGAGGTAGCCGGATCGTCGAACAAGACGTGCGAAAACGAGTGACTCGCGAACTCGTGGTCGGGTTCGGCCTCGAGAATTCCCTCGACGAGGTCCCTCCCGAACCGGAGGTCGGGACGATCGCGCCACGCAGTCCGTTCGCGCTCGAACCAGCCCGCCGGTGCGGGGTGATCGGCGTGTTCGCCGTCACAGGACTCGAGCATCAGGTGGCCGACGACCGCCCAGGTCGCCGGAATATCGTATTCGGCGAGCGAATCGAGCATCGCCTGCCAGCCGCTTCGACCGGATTCGACGCGATGCTGAGGCGGGGACTCGAGGTCGTGGAACCCCCAGCCGAGCTCCGCGTCGAGCGAGATTACGACCGTTCCCATTCACTCCACCAACCGAGATTCATAGCAGTTCGTTCCCGCCCGGTGGTATTGTTATGGAGAACTTGTCGCCACCGAACGTTGACCGGCGCGGGTCGCGGGCAAACGGGACCCGCAGACGAGAATCGATCGGCTTCATGCGAACGGTTCGATTACCGAAATATCACGCGTTCACGGGGGTTTCTCGGTGCAACCGACACATAACAAAACGGTCGTCTCGATACCACATCCACAGCGGGCGTTAGTGACGCCTCAGTACCAATCATGAGCGGACACACTCCGACATCTCAGCGAGCGTTCGTACTCGGTCTCGACGGCGTTCCGTGGAGACTCATCGAACGATGGACAGACGACGGCGAGTTACCCAACTTCGAGCGGATGCGCACGGAGGGCGCGGCGGGGACCCTCGAGAGCACCCGTCCCCCGACGACGCCGCTCGCATGGCCCTCGATCGCAACCGGCGTCTGGCCCGACAAACACGGCATTTACGGCTTTCAGAACCTCTCGAGTTCGTACTCTCACGAAATGTATACGAGTCGGGACTGCAAACAACCGCCACTCTGGGAGCAACTGTCGCCGGCCCACGTTGGTAACGTTCCGTTGACGTACCCAGCGACCGAAATCGACGGGACGATGGTGACGGGGATGATGACGCCGTCGACCGAGAACGAATTTACGCACCCGCCGGAGTTCGGCGACGAGGTCACGCGCCGCATTCCCGACTACCAAATCAGCCTCAACTATCCGGAGTACGCCGACCGACTCGACGAGTTCGAAATCGCCGTCAACGACATCCTCGAGAAACGGCGTTCTCTCATGCGCCTCCAGATGGAACGCGCCGAGGACTGGCAGCTGTTCTTTTTCGTGTACACGGCACCCGATCGGTTCCAGCACCTCGTCTGGGACATGGACATGCTGCTTGCCCACTACAAGAAACTCGACGACATGCTCGGGGAGGTGATGGACTACACGGACGAACACGACGCTGATCTCTACGTCGTCTCCGATCACGGCTTCGGTCGGATCGACGAACTCGTCTACGTCAACCACATCCTCGAGGAGGCGGGCTATCTCTACAGGAAGGAAGACGAGGGCACTCGAGGCGCGCTCGCGAGTCTGGGTATCTCCCGGAGCAACGTCAGGCAGGTGCTCAATCGGGTCGGTATCTCCGAAGAGATGCTCGTCCAGACGCTCCCGCGGACGCTCGTCGATTCCGTCGCCCAGCAGATCCCGGGCGAACACGCGCTATACGACGTCGACTACGAGCGGACCGTCGCGTTCGTCCACGACGCCGGAAACTGTTACATCAACGATACCGAGCGGTTCGAAAAGGGCATCGTCGAGCCGGCCGACGTCCCCGCGTTGAAAGCGGAATTGATGGACCTCTTCGAATCGGTCACTACCGAGAGCGGTGAACACGTACTCCGCGTCTTCGACGGCGACGATCTGTTCCCCAACGACCCCGAATCGCCGAACTTCATCGTCAACGGAAAAGACGGCTACGAATCGCGAAACTCGATCACCGACGAACCCTTCGGCGACACCGGGGTGACGGCTGCGAGCCACCGAAGTACGGGTATCATGCTCTGTCGCGGGCCGTCGATCGAACCCGGCGGCGAACTCCGGGGCGCGCGCGTCGTCGACGTCGCCCCGACGCTTCTCCACGGAATCGGCGAACCCGTCCCCGCGAACGCGGACGGACGAGTGCTCTTCGATGCGTTCCGCGACGATGCGACGGCATCTCGGACCAAAGTAGAGCGCTCCGACGTGACGCGCTCGACGAACGGCGAGGCGGTCGACGACGACTTTACCGACGTCGAGGACCGTCTCAAGGGCCTGGGATACATGGAGTGAGTTCGCGCTCGAGGCACAAGCGGAGGTACTGATTATGATGGGGACTCGAACTGCAGCGAGATCAATGTAAGATCCACACCAACCGAAGTAAATATCATTAATATGGTTGGGACCGTCCGTTTGAACGGACGCCCGCCACAACCGCCAAAACCACGACAACCACCATGAGCAATCAACGCGATATTCGAGCCGACGGCGGCATCCTCCGGGACGAAGATAGCGGGGGCCACGAGACGGACTCGCCTCTCGGCATCGATCTCCCCGAGGACAGTCTCTTCACCCTCGAGGAGTACCTCGAGATGTACGACGTCGCATCCTCGGAACCGGCGTTTAGTATCCTCTGTGCGTTGAGCGAGGCGGAACGTCTCAGCGCCGGCGAACTCTCCGACGCGCTCGATCGCGACGGCAACGAGCTTCACTACTATCTCCGAAAGCTCAAACGATGCGCGCTCGTTCGAAATCGACGGGACCCGAATACGGGGACCGAAGATCCGTACTCGTACTACGTGCTCACCAATCTCGGCGAAACGATCCTTACCTACGGGATCAAAACCGGAATCGAAAAACTGGTAGAGGAGGAGGCGACGATCACCGACGAGTACGAGAACTAGGCAGTTACTGACCCGTTTTCCTGCCAGCAAGGTAGCAGAGACAGGCGAAACCTACGACGGGCACGCCGAAAAACACTGCAGTACTCACGCGATCCAAGAGGGTTACTGATCCCAATTGTCCGAGCGGTACCGCAAAGAGGAGTCCCCCGACTGGGAGGTATGTACAGACAATAGCAGGAAAGAGACCGCCTGACACTCGCCCGACGACGAACGCCGGAAGGGCAAACAGCAGGAACGAAAGAAGGAAGATGAGTTCGGAGTTGAGAAAGAAGGTACTCAGAAACACGACCGCGGAAATTCCACCAATACCTGCTAGATTCGTCCAGGAAGCGCTCGTCCGCCACACAAGCCAGGCGGACAACCCGACAGGGACGGCGTAGATAAGTACAAAAAGAACCGACTCGAGTAGCGTGTCCACCCTTCCGCTTGGCAAATTCGTTTCGAGAATCATCCACGAAACCGAAAACGTGAGACAACCACTGAGAAGGGCGGCGAAAAAGAGTTCGCTCCCGCGGTAGTGCTCACGTTGAAACGTGTTCATGAGACGAATTGATCGCACACTAACATAAAATTGGACGGTGCTGTTCAGAGACGACTGCAGCGCAGTTCAGGGATTGGCAGAAGCTAACGAGCGCAAAGCGATCTATCCGGCAGCGCCACCTAGCTCACCGCACCCGTCGAGCACCCGCCTTCGCCGCGTTCCAGACGGGATAAACCGTATTGTATACGCCGTTCGGGGCGTTTCGAGCGCCGGCCCGGAGAAGTCGATGGTGAAGCGGCGACCCCGACTCCGCGACCAGCGCGTCGAGGTCGGCATCCGAGAGCCACGCGAAGAAGGCCCGTTCGGCGGGGCTCGAGGGCTCGGTTTCGCGAACCGCGTCCCGAATGTCTTCCCACATGTACCGTTCGTCGAGTCCCAGGATCCAGTCGCCGTTTTCGAACGACGATCGGATGTCGTGGTAGTCCTCGTCCGCGAACGGATACCCGTGGGCGGACGGCTCGAGACCC contains:
- a CDS encoding 5-oxoprolinase subunit B family protein; its protein translation is MAPEQITPVELPDPRYEYGADDFVFVELAEAMSFTANFKAMAITQQVAQQEIDGVVENCPGNASYMLRIDPEIIHPDDLIARLQTIESEIDLEEYEWETRVIDVPVLFEDPWTHETLMEFRDRHQDPDGTDLEYSAQLNGFDSVAAFLEAFVGAPHMVTMVGFVPGLPWCFQMVPRSEQLEVPKYVEPRTDTPSRAVGFGGAFSVIYPVQGAGGYQLYGRTPVEVLDVDQELPDFAESIVFPNPGDILNYRAIDRAEYDAIREEVEAGTYEYTYDRVEFSPDEFFADPHAYNDQLVEGIR
- a CDS encoding NAD-dependent epimerase/dehydratase family protein encodes the protein MTKTAAVTGATGFLGTHLCERLLADGWTVRGLSRPTSDRGDLEAPVEWYVGDLFDDATLRSLVDGTDAVFHLAGIGLWSGDAATVERVNADGTSRLIDACRHGETSAGKLVFTSTAGTRRPSTEGDIADETDYAPPVGAYQSSKAEAEVLVDNYASTVGEAVTVHPTSIFGPGDETFTAQLLAMATDPTMFVYLPGGLSIVGVTDVVDGIVAAYERGENGGHYILGGENLTLEQAISRIAHCTGGHRAPLEVPSAAIHAAGPVAETVGAVAGVRMFPFDRDMARLATKRLYYTSRKARDELGYDYEPLEEHVPNAMAWYRSL
- a CDS encoding DUF362 domain-containing protein — its product is MSEARSLTVIGESVERGRHGAGVSVAGDGVTTGVSRSGPRGSHWTSDIDTRMARLEQPVRDLIGPVDDSLAEADEITIVPDVHYPFHPSTGMVTDPAVIGAVTTYLGGETSSNLVVAGSSDDSIDFDRTAAYLGYTAIEERFDCRLHDLSTERDSRITVSLPDRSETIELSVPDSLLENPVVVVPTLRPVEAGPVAGVMRTLGCHVESGVEGREISAALRARAAVNAIDPDLSILDATTAFAGEPFAAETLFTGEAIALDTIGTTLLGRDVNDDEALSAELGPGTSSVRVSGCDFDSLRNRVPSGGLPPRTSTHPAVSVAYGLYAMVSGDAVPPQLEVDR
- a CDS encoding Gfo/Idh/MocA family protein — its product is MRDFIRRRLSGSDSLRLGVLGVGNIGTVHLKSALAMSGVDVVAAADTIPENRDKADAAGATRVYDDYTTLLEAETLDAVVVALPPFLHRDAVETAANVGVDVFVEKPFARSTAEADEMLEAAADAGIRVGVDHTLRYQPDLVGLKGAYEDGAVGHVPHASMVRVNDGPLGRPPVEAAPPAWPLDPEATGGGSLMELGVHCFDYLEWTFGPLEIRDAMVDSTLDVPVEDAATILLEASETGTAITLHCGSYQWEELPEVNTNVRLEGITGTIESAEYVPSNFYGSAALSAISNVLSRFTGGEPDVYGPTFYLQAHYDALEDFVASIRADETPPVTGEDGRRTLEMVETAYEFADDDRVETDALEVVS
- a CDS encoding polysaccharide deacetylase family protein → MGTVVISLDAELGWGFHDLESPPQHRVESGRSGWQAMLDSLAEYDIPATWAVVGHLMLESCDGEHADHPAPAGWFERERTAWRDRPDLRFGRDLVEGILEAEPDHEFASHSFSHVLFDDPATSRSLADAEIARSVEIAAEWGQTVDSFIYPRNAVGHRDVLAEHGITAYRGRSPTADGARGVVDSVLTDRSMLVEPSIDEYGLVNIPASLFCFGFEGSARTIAESVWADPMVVVARRGIDQAAHGDGVFHMWLHPNNLTHERDDRRMRAILEYVDRRRRETDLTVETMGDIASRFRESAPIAQPSPAAYSQSGP
- a CDS encoding alkaline phosphatase family protein; protein product: MSGHTPTSQRAFVLGLDGVPWRLIERWTDDGELPNFERMRTEGAAGTLESTRPPTTPLAWPSIATGVWPDKHGIYGFQNLSSSYSHEMYTSRDCKQPPLWEQLSPAHVGNVPLTYPATEIDGTMVTGMMTPSTENEFTHPPEFGDEVTRRIPDYQISLNYPEYADRLDEFEIAVNDILEKRRSLMRLQMERAEDWQLFFFVYTAPDRFQHLVWDMDMLLAHYKKLDDMLGEVMDYTDEHDADLYVVSDHGFGRIDELVYVNHILEEAGYLYRKEDEGTRGALASLGISRSNVRQVLNRVGISEEMLVQTLPRTLVDSVAQQIPGEHALYDVDYERTVAFVHDAGNCYINDTERFEKGIVEPADVPALKAELMDLFESVTTESGEHVLRVFDGDDLFPNDPESPNFIVNGKDGYESRNSITDEPFGDTGVTAASHRSTGIMLCRGPSIEPGGELRGARVVDVAPTLLHGIGEPVPANADGRVLFDAFRDDATASRTKVERSDVTRSTNGEAVDDDFTDVEDRLKGLGYME
- a CDS encoding helix-turn-helix domain-containing protein, whose protein sequence is MSNQRDIRADGGILRDEDSGGHETDSPLGIDLPEDSLFTLEEYLEMYDVASSEPAFSILCALSEAERLSAGELSDALDRDGNELHYYLRKLKRCALVRNRRDPNTGTEDPYSYYVLTNLGETILTYGIKTGIEKLVEEEATITDEYEN